A genome region from Calliopsis andreniformis isolate RMS-2024a chromosome 2, iyCalAndr_principal, whole genome shotgun sequence includes the following:
- the LOC143187798 gene encoding uncharacterized protein LOC143187798, with protein MDKVRGKTVGRYISENEDESVSSAYTRSDLAMLNSTESAFFNRETVDDMNWCLDSGCSAHVCAEEVKFDKIKCINKVSNLANNESTSISSVESVKVYVSNSYNEISVNFEKVYYVPDLRANLLSISKITDHGYDVNFRKDHATVTNKNGETIFRADRIGELYYVRKGKYDEKKVNVAMSMSNGVSEIDEWHSKLGHLNERDLKYMAKTGAVYGLDFKGDQK; from the coding sequence aTGGATAAAGTGAGAGGgaagaccgtgggtcgttacaTAAGTGAAAATGAAGATGAATCAGTGAGCTCTGCTTATACTCGCAGTGATCTAGCGATGCTAAACAGTACTGAATCGGCATTTTTTAACCGCGAAACGGTTGACGATATGAACTGGTGTTTAGATAGTGGTTGTAGTGCGCATGTTTGTGCCGAAGAGGTAAAATTTGACAAGATCAAATGTATAAACAAAGTGTCAAATTTAGCGAATAATGAATCTACATCTATATCCAGCGTCGAAAGCGTTAAAGTATACGTGAGTAATAGTTACAATGAAATAAGCGTGAATTTTGAAAAGGTTTACTATGTTCCTGATTTGCGAGCAAACCTCTTATCAATATCGAAAATCACAGATCACGGTTATGATGTAAATTTTCGGAAAGACCATGCGACAGTGACAAATAAAAACGGCGAAACGATTTTTCGAGCGGATAGAATAGGAGAGTTGTATTATGTGCGGAAAGGTAAATACGACGAAAAGAAAGTAAATGTTGCGATGTCGATGAGCAACGGAGTGAGTGAGATAGACGAATGGCATTCTAAACTAGGACATTTAAACGAGCGAGATTTAAAATATATGGCAAAAACAGGCGCTGTATACGGTTTAGATTTTAAGGGCGACCAAAAATGA